A segment of the Oncorhynchus tshawytscha isolate Ot180627B linkage group LG19, Otsh_v2.0, whole genome shotgun sequence genome:
TTTAGATGGCTAACACTGATTTGTCTAACAAATATGTCAGTGAGCTCTATCCGACAAAATACCTTAGCAACCACGGTGTAAATTAAGGAAACAATGGAGGCATAGAGGAATTTGTACAAAATTAGAGTTCTGATTTACTTCACAAGGGAATAGGAAAATGTGCAATTATGTTATAGTACAGTAGCCGTGCCAGTCCAGTGGTGATGTTTGACTTACCTGTCCATGATCAGTCCATGGGGGATGATAACCTGGTCTAAATCCTCCTCATAGTGTTTGGGGACACAGAAGAGGTCCAATTTATACCCCTTCTCATCATCGGGTATCTGAAGGAGCAAAGAGATAACACATTTAGGAAATGGCACATAAATGTGCAATTGAGGTGACCAAAAGTCTTAGCAAACTgaagctccacacacacacacgagccagGAGCCCTGGCAACGTTTAAGATTGCTTTAAACCACCTGTTTTTGGGTGAGACAGAGATGGGGTGCAGACCCGCTTTTAGGACTCCATAGCCTACTTGGTCTGACTAGCTGCGTGAATTCTGAAATTATGTCATCTGACAACGGAGTAAAAACCCAGTGATTAATCACGTCCCGCAACCCTGATGTCATTATGAAACCACACTCCGACACAACTCAGAAACGTCCATTCTGCAGATTACCATTCACCCCAGAGCAAGACGAGTGATCTGACTAACATTACAAATATAACATAGGGACAGCGTACACCTTACCTGGATATAGGCCATATCACCGCTCTTGCTGTTCACACCTCACTAGGGTGATATTTGAGGAGTCATGCCCTGATCAATTGGGAATAAGAATGTTATTTAGCTTGGTGGGTGGTGCGTCTCTCGTGCTCGCTCTTCCTCGCCTACTGCCTACTTTACCGTGGGCAAATAGCTTACATACGACACTCCAACCTTGCTCTCCCTCCCCTGGGGGTTTTAAACCCTGACGTCACAATCAATTTTACCGACCAAAATCTGATTTATCTGACTTGAACATTTGATAAAATCCTACGGCTGTATTCCTTGTTGCATACCATAGATTGCATGGTACAATTTTCGAATTAGCTACTGACGTTAGTGTGAAAATAATCTAAGCCTATTAGCAGTTTGTCGTACAAAAAAACATACCTACCGTTATTTTACTGTATGTTAGAATATAAATCTACACATCGCCAAATCTAACAGAAACGCATCTTCGCCATACTAACCTAGTGCTGCGTCATGACAAGGATGATAGTAATAAACGCAGAGGCGTCAaccacattgtagttactccacaatactaacctaaataacAGTGAAAAATGAAGCTTGTAcagaaatatgcatcctgtttgcaataattAACTCAAGTAAAActacaaaaaatgtggcaaagaaatgaacttttttttgtcctgaatacaaagcgttatatttggggcaaatcaaacaaatcactgagtaccacttcattttttcaagcatggtggtgactgcatcaagatatgggtatgcttgtcatcggcaaggagtttttttaggatgaaaataaacagaatagagctaagcacaggaaaaatcagAGGAAAACCGGGTtccgtctgctttccaacagacactgggagacaaattcacatttcagcaggacaataacctaaaacacaaggccaaatctacattggagttgcttaccaagacgacattgaatgttcctgagtgacctagtTACAGTGACATAAATCGACTTGAAaaactatggcaagacttgaaaattgctgtctagcaaagatcaacaaccaatttgacagagcttgaagaatatttaaaagaataatgtgcaaatattgtgcaatccaggtgtgaaaagctcttagacttacccagaaatactcacagctgtaatcgctgccaaaggtgattctaacatgtattgactcaggtgtgatacaaaaaaaattaataataaaataCAGAAGTATGTCATTACGGGCAAAATtgccaatctggccctcataccatcatggtcacctaatcatccgcagttcacaattggctcattcatccccccacctctcccctgtaactattccctaggccattgctgtaaatgagaatgtgttctcaagtCAACTTacttggtaaaataagggtaaaatatacattttaaaaattgggtattgtgtgtaaaatgggtgagggggaaaaatatatattttgaattcaggctgtaacacaaaatgtggaataagtcaaggggtatgaatactttctgaaggcacttcaGGAACTATTAGTTCCTTGGCTGTAAAGGTTGTGTCATCAAGTAACCCAGTATAGATCCTTTATCAATAATCTTTGTCTACAGTTAATCCAAATGGAAAAATAAACTTCAAACCACTCTTCACTTGGTATCACCTGTGTTGTGAGAGATTCATAATATGCAGTCCATTACCAGACTTGAATGCATCTCCCCCACAAATGTCAGGTGAGGCTTCATAACCTTACAATTCTCCTCCCTGTGTTTCTATGATATGAAATatcatacagtacaacaaaataCACCCAAACAAAGGCAAGGGACAAAAGAAAAGATTTGCCACTTAGAAACTTAACAAAAATGATTTAATATGACCCTACTTTAATGAAGTGATACAGAAACTGAAGGTTTctttcactacacacacacacacacacacacaacaccagggTCACATTCGGGAGGGGGCAATTTACTGAAAGTTGTAGATAGAAATACCAGAATAGAGCTGACCTGACTCTTTATGTGTCAAAAAGGCATGTCTGTTCTACAATATGGATTTCTATCTGAGGTTCTGTAACGTTGTGCCCTACTAAACGCAGCCCAGATGGTGCAGAACCAACATGTTCTCATTGTAGAGAACATCCAACACACATAACCATCCTGTCACCCTCAGCACTATAGTTATTCAGTGCCAGTTATGACAAAGGGCAAGTCTCAAATGACACCCCACCCccatatagagcactacttttagCTAGACCCATATACAGACGACTGTGGCTcaggccaaaagtagtgcactatccagGGGAATAGGGTATGACAAAGACGAACACCAATAGTGCACACTCATTTCTTCTTTTTCTCATCTTTCCTAGACGAGGTGTcgcctttctccttctcttccttcttctccttgtcttccttcttctccttcttgccctcttccttctcctgtccctccttCCTCTCAGCGTCACGGTTGGAGATCTTGTTGTTGATGAGGTTGTGGAGAGCCACCACTGAGCGGATGAGGGATGCCAGGTAGACCACTAGCATCTGGTCATTGGTCTTCAGGTAGAAGGCCTTTGTGAACTCCTACAGGGAGAAGTGGCAGGATTAGGGCATTGTGCATAATGATTAACTAAACAGTGAAAATCTGGTGGAAAAAGCCTGACTGTCTGTTCATTGTAATGAAGTAGTAGACCATACCATGTGAATTTGTTTGATTTGAGAAGGAAAATGAATCTGTGTACTCCTTCAAAATAAAAAAGCTAATATTGATTACCATGCCAGCCACCCCCTGCCCCCTTTCTCCCACAGAACTCAGCCTActcacacacattaccccatccCCACACCATCCCCATCCTAAACCTACACCCCAGCTTACCAGAAGGTTGACATCAGGAAGCAGGTTGAAGATGTCCTGTAGGTGGTAGATGATTTGGTGGTTGATGGGCAACTTGCCTGCAGCCACTCTCTCCAGGTAAGACCTGATGTCCAGCAGCTTGGAGTTGAGCCCCTTTAGGCCATGTACCTGGTTAGTGATACGCTGTGACAGAGTACCAACTGTTGTGTCCTTGATGTCTCTGTAGACGGAAGAAAATAGGGTAGAATATATCAAGTTTAGGCGACATTAGTGCAAGTCTGTTCGGTGTGGTGTTAAGCATGAAACTGTAGAAATAATTGAAAATCCATGAAATGTTTGGTGTCTGCGTAGTCCAGTTAAAAAATTATGTGTACCTGAGAAGGTGCTCCACGCccacctcctctgcctcctcagcTCCAATCTCACTGGTCACATGTTCAAATGTTTTGGAGGTCGGGGTGCCGTCCTGGAAGAGTGAAGAGACAAGAACCCTTTTAGAGTAAAAGTCTTCCTTCCTTTCACAATGATCAATTGGATGCCCAGTCCAAAATCAGCCCACAGCCCCTATGGTTGGCTGGTCCAGGGTTTGACTTATTTTGTCATTTAGTCTCAAACAAGTCTATGCTCCACTTACGTCATGTATTTCCTCCACCGAGAAGTAGGCTTCTGTAGGCAGGCCCAGGTCCTTAGGCTTTACATCAATGATCACTAATACCTGAGGGGGAAAGTGCCATACAAACACAGTCAATGTTCACTTAATTATCTGCTGCATTATCAATACAATTTAATCCTTTCAACAGGAGATGAGACATATTTCTTACCGATATTTAGGTATTAATGTGGAATATTTACTGGGTGGAAAGCACTTACTGAATTGGTGCAGTATTGCTTGATGAGTTCATTGATGGCAATATCATTCTTATGTAGTTTAGGACCTGTGTGATACCAGCCCACTATCCTCTCTCtggctggagagaagagaaggaaaaggTTTAAGAATCTCATAGCCACACTATGTAGAAGTTGTTGAGACTGAATGTATATAGTTCAAATGTAAtaatctatagtgtgtgtgtgtggtcttcacCATTGACTTTCTTGAACATGTTGTACATATTCTCCAAGTAGTCATGATCCAGGAACCACACTGAATCATCCTTGTCATCCTCATCAAAAGGCACTGGAGAAAAACACACAATCAATATCAATTGGATCCAATAACAGGCTTAGCAATATAGCTAAATGTTTAGTGATCATTATTATTTGAGTTCTCTCACAAATATGATAAAGATGTTATAAACTAGTCACAAACACGTTATTTTAGTACATGGAAAGAGAATAACTCACCTGCAAAGCTGTTGGATACATCAAGGACTTTCTTATGCCAAGAGCCGAGGAGGACACCCACTACTCGCTTTTGGTTGCCTACTTTCCCTATTCTGTCAAAAGAGAACATATACACAATCAATATCATAGGATGTCTTAGTGGAAATCAAACAAAAACTTAAGACACGCTCCATGAGCTTAATCACAAAAAAATTGTAACATATAGTACAAATTGGATTCGTAACATATATGAATTTTATTTATATAGCAGGACGTAACATAAGAaatggatgacatagtacacaataTGATGACGTAGTCCACAAAAAACTGGGACCAATTTTTGCTCATGAGTACCACTTtaaaaactactggctgaaatgatACAAAAGTTTAAGAGTGCATCTCTCAGAAAGGTAACATAACTAGTTAATTagctcagtggttcccaaacggcAGGGGGAACTCAGTCCGGCTTTCAACTTACTCATAAAaattgtaatagtagaatgcccAATGTACAATTTCGAAATCAGTTTCTCCTCTTGTCATGTAAGTCATTGCAGACCTCAGAGGTAtgtataacttgtcagaaatgtccagattaACTAGCTCATGTCAGCAAACATTCTTTAGCAaggttttttagcccatagatgtTGTTGTATTGATTGAGTCACTCAACTATCACATGAATAcgcattagacatggcaaaatatatagaattgcaagaaaatgttTTATGAAACCGCAAAATGTTCTCTGcatcccatgacaaaatgtgtagaatttcaggaaataaACTTTAAATCTGCTAAATGCCGCCGCCCCccactcaacaacaacaagaggGGTGTTAACAGTTTGTCATAAATAGTGCTTGTACCAATAAAAATAGACGTGGGGGGCGCGGGATGTTCTCCAATGCTGGAAGAAGGCAGGCCCGAGTGAAAAGGTTTGGAAACACCTGAATAAGCCAACTACAATACTTTATCcctagctaaattagctagctaactactctGATCCATAATGATGCGGTGGCTAAATTCGTCCATAATTAGTGAATGTTGCTAACTATTTGCCTGTTATTACAATTTACCAGCCAAAATAAACTAACTAGATATACTACTGTCATTGCTAACAAATGCACAGTTTCAAATGGGTTTCTGACTCAGCAGGTTAGCtggccagctaacgttagccatgCCTGGCTGCAACATCATCATCTCGTACAAAAGTGGCAAGCTAGCAGAAGTAGCGAATGGATGTGattttaaaacatatatattattaATTACATACCTATTAAAATGATCCACCACGCTGAGCAACACAAGTGGATGGACAACAACATTTTCTACCGCTAACTCCGGCATTTTTGAAGCAAAGTGTTT
Coding sequences within it:
- the LOC112218656 gene encoding 26S proteasome non-ATPase regulatory subunit 7; the encoded protein is MPELAVENVVVHPLVLLSVVDHFNRIGKVGNQKRVVGVLLGSWHKKVLDVSNSFAVPFDEDDKDDSVWFLDHDYLENMYNMFKKVNARERIVGWYHTGPKLHKNDIAINELIKQYCTNSVLVIIDVKPKDLGLPTEAYFSVEEIHDDGTPTSKTFEHVTSEIGAEEAEEVGVEHLLRDIKDTTVGTLSQRITNQVHGLKGLNSKLLDIRSYLERVAAGKLPINHQIIYHLQDIFNLLPDVNLLEFTKAFYLKTNDQMLVVYLASLIRSVVALHNLINNKISNRDAERKEGQEKEEGKKEKKEDKEKKEEKEKGDTSSRKDEKKKK